In Cicer arietinum cultivar CDC Frontier isolate Library 1 chromosome 7, Cicar.CDCFrontier_v2.0, whole genome shotgun sequence, a single window of DNA contains:
- the LOC101492028 gene encoding uncharacterized protein produces the protein MTTAPAPVKSQPLHNFSLPFLKWGGTGKNHTNSNNHQRSRRPPDHASPEPDSEPDSRPHRLGSRTARNRFGLPSSSSSHRHATVSSNHETDDDAGDRKREGEDEAGAEEIVQKPWNLRPRKPMIPRGAFEIGAGGSRNNHNGGELVEAVNNNGDNPTPKSLRLRGFADTSCTEKKEKRKFWIALSKEEIEEDIFVMTGSRPNRRPRKRPKNVQKQMDSVFPGLWLVGITADAYRVADTPTKR, from the exons ATGACCACCGCGCCAGCACCGGTCAAGTCTCAACCACTTCACAACTTCTCTCTCCCTTTCTTGAAATGGGGCGGCACCGGCAAGAACCACACTAACTCCAACAACCACCAACGTTCCCGTCGTCCACCCGATCACGCTTCACCTGAGCCTGACTCCGAACCTGACTCCCGTCCTCACCGACTCGGATCCCGAACCGCTAGGAACCGATTCGgacttccttcttcttcttcttctcacaGACACGCTACGGTGTCTTCCAACCACGAAACCGACGATGATGCCGGAGATAGAAAGCGAGAAGGTGAAGATGAAGCCGGAGCCGAGGAGATAGTGCAGAAGCCGTGGAATTTGAGGCCGAGGAAACCGATGATTCCTAGAGGCGCTTTCGAGATCGGAGCAGGAGGTTCTAGAAACAACCACAACGGTGGAGAATTGGTTGAAGCGGTTAACAACAACGGCGATAATCCGACGCCGAAATCGCTTCGGCTTAGGGGTTTTGCTGATACGAGCTGCACTGAGAAGAAGGAGAAGAGGAAATTCTGGATCGCACTTTCGAAGGAAGAGATCGAAGAAGACATCTTCGTCATGACTGGTTCTCGGCCCAATCGTAGGCCCAGGAAGAGGCCCAAGAATGTTCAGAAACAAATGGAT AGTGTTTTTCCTGGATTATGGTTAGTGGGAATTACTGCTGATGCTTATAGGGTAGCAGATACACCAACAAAG AGGTAG